GCTGTAGTGAGCAGACGTGCTGAGGAACACTGTCTCAAAATCCGGATCCAGTGAACGGTTTGTATGGGCGATCTGCAACTCGTATTCAAAATCGCTCATCGCACGCAGACCACGCAGGATGAGTCGTGTGCCAGAGGATCTGGCGCAGTCAACGGTGAGACCGTCGAAACTGATCACACTCACGTTGCTGAGATGGCCAGTCGAGACACGGATCTGATGCAGTCGCTCATCCAGCGAAAAGGCGGGTGACTTTCCTGGGTTCTGAAGCACCGCAACAATCAGTTCTTCAACAAGTGATGATCCGCGTTCAATCAGATCAAGATGACCGAGGGTCAAAGGGTCGAAGCTGCCTGGATAGAGCGCTTTCATCGCGACAACCTCAGCGGGTGCTGGCCGGATCCTATGCACATCAGCATCACTAGATTCTCGGCATGCCCACCTTGCTCGAGCAACCGGATCGCCTGGAACGTCGGCTGAAGGACATCCCGACCGAACCTGGTTGCTACTTGATGCGTGACGCTGAGGATCGTCTTCTTTACGTCGGCAAATCAAAGAGTCTGCGCAGCAGGGTGCGCAGTTATTTCCGTAGCCGACACGATCTGAGTCCACGCATCCGTTTGATGGTGCGTCAGATCGCTGAGATCGAGTTCATCGTGACCGATAGCGAGGCAGAGGCACTCGCGTTGGAATCCAATCTGATCAAGAACCAGCAGCCGCACTTCAATGTGCTGCTCAAGGATGACAAGAAATATCCCTATCTCTGCATTACTTGGAGTGAGGCTTACCCGAGAATTTTCATCACTCGGCGTCGACGCTTTCGCAGCCCGTTGGATCGTTTCTACGGTCCTTACGTCGATGTGGGTCTGTTGAGGAAAACGTTGTTTCTCGTCAAGCGGGTGTTCCCGCTTAGGCAACGTCCTAGGCCATTGCATC
Above is a window of Synechococcus sp. BIOS-U3-1 DNA encoding:
- the coaD gene encoding pantetheine-phosphate adenylyltransferase — its product is MKALYPGSFDPLTLGHLDLIERGSSLVEELIVAVLQNPGKSPAFSLDERLHQIRVSTGHLSNVSVISFDGLTVDCARSSGTRLILRGLRAMSDFEYELQIAHTNRSLDPDFETVFLSTSAHYSFLSSSVVKEVARFGGSVDHMVPPVVAEDLMRFFNSAFNQPQR